The Helianthus annuus cultivar XRQ/B chromosome 16, HanXRQr2.0-SUNRISE, whole genome shotgun sequence genome includes a window with the following:
- the LOC118488411 gene encoding uncharacterized protein LOC118488411 isoform X2, with translation MLFLNCSPMSSHSKNSAPIRRNKPLVEKPLPPRSLRCCQKPLPPPPDQRCRSVVSRSTIVCHHRSKPFVSLIRQSSLATLLETGLTCTGWLLMSTLIRHAYAAQGGPCLRVYDKMSLPNGVLRLQPSGGHGYHNGDVH, from the exons ATGCTGTTTCTCAACTGCTCCCCTATGTCAAGCCATTCAAAGAACTCTGCTCCCATACGAAGAAATAAGCCTCTTGTTGAG AAACCCCTCCCTCCACGATCACTCCGGTGCTGCCAGAAACCCCTCCCTCCACCGCCGGATCAACGATGTCGTTCGGTCGTTTCACGCTCTACCATAGTCTGTCATCACAGATCGAAGCCATTCGTCTCATTGATTCGACAGTCCTCACTTGCCACTCTGCTCGAAACAG GGTTGACTTGTACAGGCTGGTTGTTGATGAGCACATTAATACGACACGCGTATGCAGCTCAAGGAGGTCCATGTTTGCGG GTATATGACAAGATGAGCTTGCCGAATGGTGTTTTGAGGCTTCAGCCCAGCGGAGGACATGGGTATCATAATGGGGACGTTCATTGA
- the LOC110916944 gene encoding bidirectional sugar transporter SWEET14 — protein MTGTMAHLTLAFGLLGNIVSFMVFLAPIPTFYKVYKKKSTEGFQSAPYVVGLFSAMLWIYYAMLKSNVLLLITINTFGIVIETVYIVFFLYYAPKKARMESLKLIILLIFVGFGLIVVLTQFLASGVTRGVIVGWICLVFSLCVFVAPLGVLRQVIKTKSVEYMPILLSVALTLSAVMWFFYGLLLHDFNIAIPNVLGFAFGIIQMILYYLYKNDKPITNIEEIITKNGEQKIPEFKDQKVIDVVKLNALMQAEILPVVSKNAHKLDHAALEPQALHKTQNHTIEVGA, from the exons ATGACTGGAACAATGGCTCACCTCACTCTTGCATTTGGCCTTCTTG GCAATATTGTCTCATTTATGGTATTTCTTGCACCAAT ACCAACATTTTATAAAGTCTACAAGAAGAAATCAACTGAAGGATTTCAATCAGCCCCTTATGTGGTGGGCTTATTCAGTGCCATGCTTTGGATATACTATGCAATGCTTAAGAGCAATGTCCTGCTTCTCATCACCATTAACACGTTTGGCATCGTCATTGAAACCGTCTACATTGTATTCTTCCTCTACTATGCACCAAAGAAGGCTAGG ATGGAGAGTTTGAAGCTAATAATATTGCTTATATTTGTTGGTTTTGGGTTGATTGTTGTCTTGACACAATTCCTTGCAAGTGGAGTAACCCGCGGTGTGATAGTTGGATGGATTTGCCTTGTGTTCTCGTTATGTGTTTTTGTAGCACCTTTGGGAGTTCTG CGACAAGTTATTAAAACAAAAAGTGTAGAGTACATGCCAATTCTACTATCGGTAGCACTCACCCTCAGCGCTGTTATGTGGTTCTTTTACGGCCTACTTCTTCATGACTTCAATATTGCG ATTCCAAATGTACTTGGGTTCGCATTTGGTATCATTCAAATGATACTATATTATCTATACAAAAACGATAAGCCAATTACAAATATTGAAGAGATAATCACCAAAAACGGAGAGCAAAAGATTCCAGAATTTAAAGATCAgaaagtcattgatgttgtaaaGTTGAATGCTTTAATGCAAGCTGAGATCCTTCCGGTGGTTTCGAAAAACGCTCATAAGCTTGATCATGCAGCCCTTGAACCTCAAGCTCTCCACAAGACGCAAAATCATACCATTGAAGTTGGCGCATGA
- the LOC118488411 gene encoding uncharacterized protein LOC118488411 isoform X1, with the protein MLFLNCSPMSSHSKNSAPIRRNKPLVEKPLPPRSLRCCQKPLPPPPDQRCRSVVSRSTIVCHHRSKPFVSLIRQSSLATLLETGLTCTGWLLMSTLIRHAYAAQGGPCLRVGPFAAYYQVPLRHILLVYDKMSLPNGVLRLQPSGGHGYHNGDVH; encoded by the exons ATGCTGTTTCTCAACTGCTCCCCTATGTCAAGCCATTCAAAGAACTCTGCTCCCATACGAAGAAATAAGCCTCTTGTTGAG AAACCCCTCCCTCCACGATCACTCCGGTGCTGCCAGAAACCCCTCCCTCCACCGCCGGATCAACGATGTCGTTCGGTCGTTTCACGCTCTACCATAGTCTGTCATCACAGATCGAAGCCATTCGTCTCATTGATTCGACAGTCCTCACTTGCCACTCTGCTCGAAACAG GGTTGACTTGTACAGGCTGGTTGTTGATGAGCACATTAATACGACACGCGTATGCAGCTCAAGGAGGTCCATGTTTGCGG GTTGGGCCCTTTGCTGCATATTATCAAGTACCACTGCGTCATATCCTACTG GTATATGACAAGATGAGCTTGCCGAATGGTGTTTTGAGGCTTCAGCCCAGCGGAGGACATGGGTATCATAATGGGGACGTTCATTGA